The DNA sequence ctaCAAAGTGGTTAATAAATCGAAGGTGCGTCGTGCAGGCAGTAGGAACTTAGAATCAAGGAAACACGGTATTCCCTTCCCATCtatattctattttctctttcaatttcttgGCATATGCAATGGTCACTAGAAAAGAATCAAATTTCAATCTGAACCCCCTCACTCTCCCCTCACTCCCTCCCCCaggttatcttgttgggttgcacATCCTTCGCCTTTTCTGAACACTTTTGGATTCCTACTGCCTTccctttatttctcaattttcgTTGTCTAAGCACTTATCAATTGTGATTTTTGTCACTAAAAGAGTACTTATGATTTTGATGgctatataattttctttctcaaggGCAGAGTCAAAGTTAACCCTCATGGTTAAATGAATGGGGTTTTATGTTTCAATAGAAAACTGAATGGGATTTATACAAAGGAGCCACCATATTCTAGTagttttcattgaaaggggacaTGTAAAATTTAATACTCACACATTTTAACCTAATGTTTCTAGTATTCATGTTAGTGTAATGTAAAAATTGATTTTCACCTTTGTTTAGgactttcttaaaaattaagtatttttatagATCTTCCTATGTACCTTAAttctgggattgaaccaaaggttgtttagcactgagctacattctaagatttttttttttcttttttggtggtgggaagtgaacccaggggttctctactactgagctgcaacaactccttatatttttgtttatgagTCAGGGTTATGTAGTGGAGCCTGACATTAAATTTGCGatcatctgcctcagcctcctgaggaccTGGGATTGTCGGCATGAACACAGTATATATTATCTTGATTCTGATGCTAAATGTTGATGCAGTATAGatgaattaaatacaaatatcaaTTGTCAATTGAATGCAGTTTAACTAAATCATTTTCAATGTAGATTTAGATGTCAAATTAATaccaaatgaacttttttttaaatgggttacCAGATTTTCAGTTGACATTCAAAGACAAAGGAAATTCTTCAGTCACTTGGTTGCATTTCAAATGCTTGGTAACCACATGTGACTGCTGGGCAGCGGGTGGAAACCACTTGTAGATGTGTCAGGGTTTAGCTGTGGATTGCACTTTATACTTCCTCTTGCGAGTCCAAGAGGACGTGCTCTTtcaccgcccccacccccacatagGAAAGATCCTGCAACCTGGGGTAGGGTTTTAGATTGGCTCCTCTTCTGGTGGCCTGTCATGGACATGTCCATTTAAGTCCCCTGTGATGCCCTAGGTGTAGATGGTTTTCAGCACAGTGTTGTCTGCCTGGGGGGCCCACCTATCCTGTATCCTCCTCCAATCAAGCCACGGCTGCTATTTGCTTGCCTTTCACAGAGAACAAGAGTCGAAGACGCACAGTTGATGATTCAGCCGCCTCTGACCACTGTCCCCCAAACAAGCGCCTCAAGACAAACTATAACAATGGCAAGGACCGGGGAGAGGAAGATCAGAGCCGAGGTGATTCTTGGGGAAGGGGAGGTGAAGGTCTGCACTGGCAGGTGTGAGGACCACACTGTAAGGAGGGTGCAGAACAAGACCCTGTTGTCCCTGAGCTCATCTCCTGACACgttctccctctctcctcaaCAGAACAAATGGTTTCTGATGTTACCAACAACAAGAACAATCTGGAAGGTAACATTGACCCCCATCTACCTCCCCTCTGGGTACTACCCAAGGCCTGCCTGGGTTCTCCCACAGATCTGGGCTTGAATCAGGGCTTCTTTGTGCTCATTTGTGTCCCTGTTGGAACATTGTGCAGACTGAGTAGgataatttacaaaaatttttttaattgagaaatatttttaattgagcGGGCAGGGAGGTGGGATGAGAAGAATGCAAACGGAGGCACTTGAGCCAAGACAGCCTGAAAGCAAGGTCCTCCAGGAACTAGCTTTTAGGTGAATGGTGGGCACACACTGTCATTGTCACTCTCTAGTTAGTGACTCTGTTCAGCATGTGGGAGTTGGGAACTTCCTCTGGATTAAAGACACGGAACAGACCTAACCATACAGACCTAATGAACGTGAGGAAGTACCTGCAAGCCCCTTCTTCCTCAGCCCGGTGGCACAGATGTGTGTTGAGTAGACAAAGATAGTCCCTGGCCCAGGGAAAGCCCAGTTTTGGAGCATTCCTGGACACTGTGGAACCTTCAATGTATAGTCATCCATATAACCTGAGACCCCTTCACTGTAGAAGGATTGGTTTGTGGCAAGAAGGATCTTATCCAACAAGTCACTGAAACAACTTCAGACCTACTGATAGGACACCAGGACAAAATGGCATATTGGTGGGGACTTGAGCTCAGTGTTGTATAGGAAATGCCATGGGCAATTCCTGTCCTCAGCCATCAAAAGCTATTTGGAGTCACTACAAATGCTTCAGTGTTATAATCCCCTCCCCCCCTAAAAGGGATTAACCCAGGAGTGCTATTGCACCAAATTTCTGACCTTTTATAGGGGTAATTTTGAGCCTGGCCTTGAtgatctcagcctcccaagttgctgtgataCCATGGCCAACTTGTCCCACCAGGTCCTCAAAACATTCCTCTGTAGGAGGGGCTGCTACTCAAGTATTGTTAACCAGTTCGGCCtgctctttgtgtgtgtgagcCTGGCGGGCCCAGGCTCTGGGATAGGCACACTTGTGAGCTTGCAGTGATTGCTCGAACTGGCCATGTGGCTGTAATTGCCATAACCTGTGGCCCTGCCTTCCTTACAGATAGCTGTTTATCCTGTGGTAGGAAAAACCCAGTGTCCTTTCACCCGCTCTTTGAGGGTGGGCTTTGCCAGACGTGCCGGGTAAGTCCTCCTCCCCTTGCCCTGCACTTGcctcttcctgcctccagaaTCTTCCAGGTCCTTTCCCCACAGATGGTACTTGCACAGGCATTAGTGAAAGTCTCCCAGGTCTCCAGCTCCCTGCAGTCTTCCTTTTGGAGGGGAGGGTGGCCCAGTAGACAGCTTCATCTATAATGGCTTGCAAACCAGAGCCAGTTGTCCCCTAAAGGATACCAGGCCACCTCTGACTTGTTCTGTGGCTGTGTTCTAGGGCCTGGGCCACCAGGCAAGCTGGGCCTGGCTGTCCCTATTCTTTGATTTCACGGACTTTTCTCCATGACTGCAGGATCGCTTCCTTGAGCTCTTCTACATGTACGACGATGATGGTTACCAGTCCTACTGTACCGTGTGCTGTGAGGGCCGTGAGCTGCTTCTCTGCAGCAATACAAGCTGTTGCCGGTGAGCACTGGCCCCTATGGGCACATCCTCAGGGCCGCAGGGTTCCCGAGTTGTACCCTGCAGTTCCTGCAGTCTTGGGACAGCTGCCTGTTTTTGAAATCTCAGGCCTGCACCCCGAGAGCTAAGGTGAAGTGGAAGTTGTGACCACAGTCACCGTGTGCCATACTGATTGTAGTTGTCCTAGGACTAGAAATGGATAAATAGGGATGTGCTCTGCCCCATGGGGAAGAGTGGGACAGGGGGCTTCAGGGAAGAGTCCCTCTCTGAAGCTTTGCCAATTGGTAGGAATTATAAGAAGTGCCGAGTGTACTCGATGCTTTTTTGAGTAAAAGGGCTTGTCACTTAGCCCACTTCATGCAGGACCTTGCTGTTCATGCTGAAGTTGTGAGTTGCCATCTACCTAGGGAAGGCGTCCTGGTGACAGAGCTTCTCCCTGGCCACTGGGTACAGGTGCTTCTGTGTGGAGTGTCTGGAGGTGCTGGTGGGCAAGGGCACAGCAGAGGACGCCAAGCTGCAGGAGCCCTGGAGCTGCTACATGTGTCTCCCCCAGCGCTGCCACGGAGTCCTGCGGCGCCGGAAGGACTGGAATGTCCGCCTGCAGACCTTCTTCACCAGCGACCCGGGGCTCGAATACGTAAGCCACAGGCCCCAGGGCCACTGGTCTGAAGGTAGCCTTCAAAAGAGTGCAGGTGTTAGGGAATCAGATCAGACCGACCCCCCGCTCTGAATGAGGCCTCTTTGTCCCTGGCTTCTCAGTGTGGGCCTGATGAAGAGATGGTTGTGGAAAAAAGCCTGCGGAGTTGTTGAGCTACAAGGGACAGGGACCGGGAAACCTGGgacatctcaattttttttctttatagtttttttcctgttcttagcCAGAGCACCTGGATAATTGCTGTTGAGGGTCTGTCCTGTAGTGCTTGGACACGCCTCCTGCCTGGGAATAGGGCGGCCACTCCCTGCccccaggcatagtggcacaggGTGCCTTCCCTTGCCAGTTCCCATCAAAGCTTCTGTGGCAGCCACAGCCGACTTTGGACCCCTCCCTTCCTCAGAGGATGAGTCTTTCCCCTGCTCCTTCACCTCTGTGACCCTCCTTCCTTATCTGGCAGGAGGCCCCCAAGTTGTACCCTGCGATTCCCGCAGCCAAAAGGCGGCCCATTAGAGTCCTGTCACTATTCGATGGAATTGCCACAGGTAAGTTCACTAGGGAGGCTCTGCTTCCACAAGGGTGAGCAGCCAGGCAGTCTCAAGGCCTCAGATGCCCTCAGGGACCCTGCCCCTGGCTTCTCTTCCTATTCTGCCTTCTCCCTTATTCTAAGTCCTGTTTTAGTGGTTTTTAATTCTATGCAGGCATCTAATTTTTCACTCCACATGAACAAATATACTGTCCATCAGTCAGGTGACAGTTACCACCGTCTTGGCTCTTTCCACTTTTCAGTTCCAACAGACGGAGTAGACACAGCCTCTCCCTGGTGCCCCGTGGCCTTCGCCTGCGCTGACTCTTACACTGCCAGTTACTGTAGCGAGGAGTGTCCTTGTTCTGCCAGGGCAGAAAGCTGTGGCCAGCCAGCTGCTCTGCCCTTGCTCTCATTGTGTTCAAGTGTCCCTCTCCCCCTGCAGGTTACTTGGTCCTCAAAGACTTGGGCATTAAAGTGGAAAAGTATGTTGCCTCGGAAGTGTGCGAAGAATCCATCGCCGTTGGAACCGTGAAGCACGAGGGCAACATCAAATATGTGAATGACGTTAGGAACATCACAAAGAAAAATGTGAGGGTCGCCTCTCCCCGGGGGGGCTTGTGTCTCCTCATGTTTGCCCCCTATACCCCGAATGTCCCCTACTCCCATGTGAGCCTCGGGGTTTCGGGTAGAAGAGACCCTGTGTCTTTTACTTAACCCCAAAAGCGAACCACAGACTGGTTTCCATCTTGGGCAGTAGTGAGGAGTGCATTTCCTTGGAGTTGCTGACCAGGGAAGATGCTAGAAGGAGGTTTTCTTGGTAGTTACCTGGGAAATACTCTTGCCCTGAGCCTGTCTCTTTTGGTCCCTCAGATTGAAGAGTGGGGTCCATTTGATTTGGTGATCGGTGGAAGCCCATGCAATGACCTATCAAATGTGAATCCTGCCCGGAAAGGCCTGTATGGTGAGCAGCTCTTCTTTGTCCCATAACAACTTTGTCTCCCACAGGCAACACCTGAGTCTGGTCCAGTGGAGCCTCGAGAGGGAGCTTTGTTTTAGGTGCCTCAGGCCCTGTCCAAACCATGTTGTACATCCTTGACCCACAAAGAGAGGACACTGTCCTGCCTGTTTTTATGGTTAGAAGCAGCAGTTGGgtacattttgacaaaatcatgcctacgaggaatttgatttcaatatccatttctctgtcttcctcccacatcttcttcttttcttttgatttttctctcccttgtttaTTTCTGATTGTTCCCTTTGGTatctttatatatacttataacatgattttgttaaattcattccatatttcctcctctttccccctctccgtccctcccttcctccctcttgttctttttctccattgatcttacttacatttttttttttttaagagagggagagagaattttttttttaaatcttggtttgtatatggtgctgaggattgaacccgggccgcacgcatgccaggcgagcgcggtaccacttgagccacatccccagcccttccttccatttttatgGAAGCAGATTTTCCACCCTGAGCTCTTAGTCATTCCACAGGACCTTAGGGAGATGGAACCTCATGGTGCTGTCCTTACTGTGGTTTTAAAGAACTCTGGGGATTTTGCTAAAGGCTTTGATTGGTCCCCTTCTCTCCTGTCTGGGCACAGAGGGCACTGGCCGACTCTTCTTCGAATTCTACCACCTGCTCAATTACTCACGCCCCAAAGAAGGGGATGACCGGCCGTTCTTCTGGATGTTTGAGAATGTTGTAGCCATGAAGGTCGACGACAAGAGGGACATCTCACGGTTCCTGGAGGTGAGGATGCCCAGAGGGCTCTGGTGGTCAAAGGCAACCTGTGCAGGGAAGGCCCCGCTGGCAGTATACACTGCTGGTGTTTCCCAGGGTCTTGGCTGGGGTCGACCAGATCCCATAACCCACAGAAATCGGCAACAATGCAGCCACCTTCTTCATGAAATTTAATTCAATGTTCCTGTTGTGAAAATGGATGTTTTGAGGTTTCAGGGAAATTAAATTACATTCTATTTAATAGACAACAAGCCCTGTTAAATACTTTTTTGTGTTTACCAAAATGTTAATAGCTTGAGCCTCAGGGAGGTACCTGATGCTCTGTGAACTTGGCAGCTAGAGGTACAGAGCAGTATATGGCCCAGATGCCCTTTCACCCCAGATCTCTACTTGCCAGATCTCTGATATGAGTTGCTGTTTGGGGGTACCTTTTCTCAGAATCTGAAGGTCTGATCTGTTCCTTTTGTCCATGGCCTTATCCACCAGGTGGATCTTGGCCTATATCCTGGTTGGAAGATCCATCCTTCTTCCATAGCCAGGGGCAGTTCAGTCGCCTGCATCCTCAAGCCCTGCTCTGAGTGACCACTGACATCTGATGTAGTCTCCAAGCagctccccttctctctctctctgcagtgCAACCCAGTGATGATTGATGCTATCAAAGTTTCTGCTGCTCACAGAGCTCGATACTTCTGGGGAAACCTACCTGGGATGAACAGGTAACAGGGGACTCTTAGTGGGACCCCAGGTAACAGCCAAGAAAAATTCAGATGTTAGCTTTCACATTCCAGTCTTCTAGAAAGTGCTGTCTGTGCTGAGAAACAACCCCAGTCTGGGCTTCAGAACAATCTGCAGTCTTTCAGGGCTGATTCCTGTTAGGTATTTCTAGGAATCTTGGGCCAGGACTTGAGGCCTACTTGTTTGTTCCCGATGGTGAGCAGACAGGCCTGGTTCTGGTGCCAGGTGCTGGAGCCATGTTGATGTCAGGGATGCCTCTTGTTGTTCCTTCTGGGCTCTGCCTTTCCTCCC is a window from the Urocitellus parryii isolate mUroPar1 chromosome 6, mUroPar1.hap1, whole genome shotgun sequence genome containing:
- the Dnmt3b gene encoding DNA (cytosine-5)-methyltransferase 3B isoform X5, yielding MKGDTRHLSEEEGASGREDSIILINGASSDQSSDSKDAPSPPILEAIRSPEIRGRRSSSRLSKREVSSLISYTQDLTGEADGEGEDGDSSEAPVMPRLFRETRTRSASPASLRRRSTASPGTPWPSPSTPYLTIDLTEDDVTPQSSSTPCASLAESQQETSQVDAEGRDSDNTEYQDGKEFGIGDLVWGKIKGFSWWPAMVVSWKATSKRQAMSGMRWVQWFGDGKFSEVSADKLVALGLFSQHFNQATFNKLVSYRKAMYQALEKARVRAGKTFPSSPGDSLEDQLKPMLEWAHGGFKPTGIEGLKPNNNQPVVNKSKVRRAGSRNLESRKHENKSRRRTVDDSAASDHCPPNKRLKTNYNNGKDRGEEDQSREQMVSDVTNNKNNLEDSCLSCGRKNPVSFHPLFEGGLCQTCRDRFLELFYMYDDDGYQSYCTVCCEGRELLLCSNTSCCRCFCVECLEVLVGKGTAEDAKLQEPWSCYMCLPQRCHGVLRRRKDWNVRLQTFFTSDPGLEYEAPKLYPAIPAAKRRPIRVLSLFDGIATGYLVLKDLGIKVEKYVASEVCEESIAVGTVKHEGNIKYVNDVRNITKKNIEEWGPFDLVIGGSPCNDLSNVNPARKGLYEGTGRLFFEFYHLLNYSRPKEGDDRPFFWMFENVVAMKVDDKRDISRFLECNPVMIDAIKVSAAHRARYFWGNLPGMNRPVIASKNDKLELQDCLEFSRTAKDLRFSCALHGCVQHGPWCPPEAAWAVLECARHSTPLRPPEGLLCV